The following DNA comes from Ricinus communis isolate WT05 ecotype wild-type chromosome 10, ASM1957865v1, whole genome shotgun sequence.
TGAAGTTAGTTCAGTGTATGTCTAGACATGTTAATGGATTACTTGGTATTTCCATTACTATGTTGCTGCTCTTGTATTAATAAGGCATACCCAAAGGCAGTTTTTGTCAATCTAGTTTGAGAGTTCAATGCACTACTGAATATGTTAAGCATCAAGCAGCCCCCAAGAAGCTAATCATGTGACTTTAAGGTTATTTTGAGTAATTAAGGTTATAGCTAGATTGAGCTGAGCTACTGTAATGCTTGATTAATTTTGCAGGAATCCTTTGAGATCCCTCGTGGTCAGGGCTCTAGAGGCGGAGATATTGAGATGGGAATGAATTCTGGAGATTTGGGCTTggaaaatttctttaaaaaggtGCTTCACGATTCTGTCATTACGGTTTTTATGCATTACGTGTCATGTCATTACGCTTTCCATTTTGTGATTAATTTGTACTTcaacttatatttttcatattttattattgttgtctTAGGTCAATTTTTTTCCATTATATTAACAATTTATTCTTCCACAGGTTCAAGgtattgagaaagaaaatgagaagctAGACAGGCTACTCAAAAAACTCCAGGTACAtgctcttctttttcttttaatcttttccgTTGATCTCTCTTGATTTGCCTGATCCTAATCTGAGTGTAGATTAATAGCAGTTTCAATGCAAACATCTAGCACCTATTTGATGAATCTAAATGTAATGACCAATTATAATGGCAATTCAGAAGCTTGACATATACATATCTGGAGATTCTTGTGCTGCATGAAGTAACTGCTAGTGTGAAAAGCCTTCTcaatttaaacttttcttgAATATAATCTGTGTGCTTTTATACAGCCATTTCTGTAGTGAGGAAGGGTTGTCGAATAATGCCTCCAATGACCAAAAATTGAGTTCATTATCCATTTGTTCAATTTTACTATCATTCTTCAAACTTTGCATGCAGGATGCCCATGAGGAAACAAAGGCAGTGACCAGAGCTCCTGCTATGAGAGGTTATTGCATTCTGCTGATACTTTTGCTACTggattttactttttaaatgcggaatattccttttattttatgtgttGATTGAGCTTCATCTAGggttcaaattcaaaatctcatgGCCCTGGAGACAACTCCTGTACCGTGAGACAAAGCTCATTGGTAGAATGCTTCTCCTTTATGTGTTGCAAACTTAAATTAGTGAGGCTGAGAAAAAGGATAGAGGAAATTAAAGAGGAAGAGGATAAAATATACAAGTACTAGACAAGCTACTGAATTGTTCCCAACCGCTTCTGTTCATTGCATGCTTCAGGTTTTGATTTTCAGTGATTAGCAAAAGTGCAATAATGATAAAGTCAACCAGCATATCAATTTAGGACAATAAATACATCAACCtattattagatattttaattcagTTTCAAAGTTTAGGGAAGACAGGCTTCATGCTGGCTCCAGAAGTGAAATGATCTATATGACCTCTTGTTAGTGGCTAAACTCTTATAACATATGCTTATATCTATAATTGCATTCATTAGTTTTATGTGTagttctatatttttattctaacaCATGATTTGTTTTTCACCATGCATTTTTTGTTTAGTTCCAATGTGTTTTGTCATGATTTCCTCAACTTAATATTTACATGTACCTCAGACTTTGATTATTATTCTGGATTTCATGTGCAGCAATCAGGCAACGAATGGACAAAGATGTTGATGAAGTTGGAAAAATTGCTCGTACAGTGAAGTCAAAGATTGAGGAACTTGATAGAGAGGTAAAACCGCTACTGCTTTTGCTTCATTGACATGCATCCTTCTGATGGCTTGCAACTTACCTTTTATGTGGTCCAGAATATATCGAATAGGCAGAAGCCAGGATGCGGAAAAGGAACAGGTGTAGACCGATCAAGAACCTCAACAACAATGTAACTATCATTGCTCTCTGCtttctaataattttctaCTTTTCCCGTTTTCTCTTTTACTATTAGATTACACACAGCTTTATTCTGATACTCCTATTATAGTTACTTCTTACCACTATCTTTTAGACATTATGAGATATTTTGTACAAGAAGGATATTCAAGGATGTAAGAAACCTGCATATTACTATtatattctttgttttttttttgctgaTATTTCCAAAAGTATTCATTAAAAAatgcattttttaattttagactTGAAAAGCAGAAGAGATTTTCACTCTCAATATTACTTTCTGCAGTTTGTATGGACAGCTGTTAAAGACTTTCCGTGTTTTTTAGCAGAATTTACTTTCCATGTTTGTAGCTTAGCATAATCTTTCTGTTCTAGTCTCATCCTATTctaatttcttccttttctatttgttctttctattattattaaagttgTCTAATTTTCAGTTTGAATGTAGTGAAAGAGAGCAAGTAAAACTGTAAACTATTGTGTAAGAATTTTCCAAGTTATTGTACAATAAAAGTGTATTAACCACTTTGCTTGATCCATCTTTTAActattctcatattattattcaGGGCCTTGAAAAAGAAGTTGAAAGATAAGATGGCTGAATTTCAGGTTGGAATGATATGTACACACAATGCATATATCTAGATGGGGGTCTTGTACTTCCTCAAGTATTTCTCGTGCCAAATTGATGACATAATTGTAAATTGCACAGAACCTAAGGGAAACTATCCACCAAGAGTATCGAGATGTTGTTGATAGACGTGTTTTTACAGGTTTGATCTTTTCACTTGCTTATTCTCTGTAATTTTTATGCCTGCAGAATAGTGCCCTCTGTTGTCCGTGATTTATTGgtaattttcatatttcttgGTCTCCTTGTATTTCAGTGACTGGTGCAAGAGCAGATGAAGAGGTGAAACTTTTGTGCTAAAGAACATTGCAAGcatattcttcttttctttctctcttcttttaaatGTGCAGAGTACAATTACTGTAGTCTCTATCCAAACTCGACTACCGTTGTCATCTGAGATAAGCCTAGATGGCTGTCACTGTATATTTCTATAAgctcatatttaattattcgtCAATGTACAGACGATTGACAGATTGATTGAAACTGGAGATAGTGAACAAATTTTCCAGAAAGCAATTCAAGAGCAAGGCCGAGGCCAGGTTTGTTcgtcttttctttcttaactAAGCTGTTTCCTTTCGCCTCATATTAGTTTCTTTGGGAtagtttaggaaaaaaaaCTTGATTCTcaacctttcttttttcacttttaatGATTTCCTTGGTTTCCAGTTTCTCATCTTTTCTTCCTTCTCCGAATGAGATTTGACAAGAAGCTTTTGACTTGTCtgtcccttttcttttttcaaattcttaatatttttcttagttGTTTTCTAGTGTGCTCTGTGATTAACAGATAATAAAAGAGTGAGGAGGGAGAAGcacaaagagagaaaaatgacCCTTTATGTccaatttgtaaattttttttggtttatttttttaactattcAATGACATAATATGGGTCCCTTTTCAATGTTGAGATTAAGGGTTCCTACATTAAAACATGTTCTCTATCATTATAATTTCAATGTTGATAATTTATGTGTCccttctcttagttgagctaAGAAAGTTCCTACATTAAAACATCTTCCtatcattaaaatttcaatgtttatgatatatatgttaGGGCTCAATTAAAGGTTTTCTAAGCATGTATTGTTGGTTTTCATTATTCCTTTTATACTTTTCTGGAAAAGCAATATGTTTTTAGGATGGTGTAGCTACAGTTGTCACTTTGCCAAATGGCCTGTGGTTTACCTGAAGGTCAAATGATTATAGAGGTTAATGCCTAATTTCATCTATATATTATTGCAGATAATGGATACTCTGGCAGAAATTCAAGAGCGCCATGATGCTGTTAGAGATTTGGAGAGGAAGCTTCTGGATTTGCAGCAGGTATTTGATCAGTAAAATCTAATCTGTAATTTTGGAATCAAATTGTTATTCTAGTCCATCAGCAATGCGTCCTATTTGATTTCTAGTTTAAATTGTAATGATTGTACATATATATGTGGGTTCCTTAAAATATTCACCTATCATCAGGCAACAAAATCCTCTTCTTTTTGTGGACTGGTCTGATTTAAGGCATAGCAATGAAATGATAAAAGCTTTTAGCTGGCATTGTAGTGTTTGTATGGTAGGGCTTAAGAACAGCTGCTTGACACATTCTAATTGTGAATGATACACAAGTACACATGTAGCCAAGTTGGCATCCAATTGTACATACTTTGTAGGAGCACAACTACCTCCATTCCAAGACATGTTGAGAGTTAAAGGGCACAAGTGACTTATGTACTTTTCGTGTTTCTGATATGCATAAAGAACGCAAGCTTGTATCTAGAGCAATTTTGTAATTGTTGAAGGAAATCAGTGAAAGGAAGTCTTTTGGGGAACACTCGTTCTTCAGGAAATCTCGCAGCCATAACTTCCACTGTAGAACTATCATGGTGTATGTTTTGGGTGCCCATATGAACTCATGTGCTTAAATTGATAGTCATCAATTGTGAACGATTATGTCTGTGCATGAGCGAGAGAATTTACTTTTGGTTCTGTATCTTTCAATTTACTTGCCATGTGCAGGTTTTTCTGGATATGGCAGTCTTGGTGGATGCACAAGGGGAAATGCTCGACAACATAGAATCACAGGTAATCAAACTTATTCCTGATACCAATTGCTTTTTCAAGCAAAAGAATATTGCAATGCTTAAAACATGTTAGGATTGATCATAGCTAACCTGCTGTGGTGTAATCCATAGAATAACTATCATTTCACGGTCtatatttccttattttctaGGTCTCGAGTGCTGTGGATCATGTGCAGTCGGGGAATACTGCTCTCCAAAAGGCCAAGAAGTTGCAAAGGAACTCCAGGAAATGGATGTGCATTGCTATCATCATCCTTCTAATCATCGTTGTAATCATCGTTGTTGCTGTGATCAAGCCATGGAATAACAACAAGGGTGCTTAGCATCTTCACTATTTGTA
Coding sequences within:
- the LOC8282392 gene encoding syntaxin-132, with protein sequence MNDLLSESFEIPRGQGSRGGDIEMGMNSGDLGLENFFKKVQGIEKENEKLDRLLKKLQDAHEETKAVTRAPAMRAIRQRMDKDVDEVGKIARTVKSKIEELDRENISNRQKPGCGKGTGVDRSRTSTTMALKKKLKDKMAEFQNLRETIHQEYRDVVDRRVFTVTGARADEETIDRLIETGDSEQIFQKAIQEQGRGQIMDTLAEIQERHDAVRDLERKLLDLQQVFLDMAVLVDAQGEMLDNIESQVSSAVDHVQSGNTALQKAKKLQRNSRKWMCIAIIILLIIVVIIVVAVIKPWNNNKGA